TCGATCATCAAGGTTTTACCCTTTTCACCTTCAATCATAACTTGTTGCAGAGGATCATGCTTCATTTCTTCAGCAGACCTTTCAGCTGTACCAAAAACTGCTGAAGCCATTGCTGCTACAAGTTCGGAGTCTATATCTGATGCTACTTCGCTTTCTATAATTAATCCATCTTTTCCAACGACTAAAGATCCATTTACCCCGTTTATTCGGCCTAGATCCTTAAGTATTCTCTCTATCATACTATGCCTCCACAATAGAATTTAGTATGCTACCCAAAGTATATATCTTGGTTTAACATTTATTAGATAAATAGGTAATGTTAAAATTTCACCTAATTCACCAAAATAAATAGGATATAATGTATAATAAGGAGTGATTTTTTTGTATTTTATAACTTCGGTAGAGGAACTACAGGAACTCAACCCATTCATAATAATAGGCTGTGGGGGTGGAGGAGAAAAATTTTCTAATTTTGAAGGTGTAAAAGCCGTGGGTTTTATTGATGACGACACCAGAAAACAGGGCAAAGAATTCTGCAATCTCACTGTATCAGGAAATCTCAGTGAAGTCATCCAGAAAACCGATGCTAAAAGTGTTGCAATAATGCTCCCAATTGGTGCTGAGGGAACAGCACTCAAATACGCAGTTGAAGCCATTGACAACGGTAAAAACGTTGTTGCATCCTTCAGATCACTACCGATTTCACAGAACGAGTCCCTCATAAAATTTGCAGAATCAAAGGGAGTGGCTCTCAAGGAAATAAGTCCTCGTTTGGATGTTATAAAGAAAATATTTGGTGTTGCACCTCCAAAATGTACAGAAACCCTTCCTAAAATAACCTACAAACACAAGGCACCTGTTGTTTTTGTTGGTGGAACTTCACAGGAATGTGGTAAAAGAACCACCACACGTATGCTGGGTAAAGCAGCTGAAGAAATGGGTTTGAATGCTGTGGTAATTTCAACTGATGAAATGGGTCTTGAAAAACCTGCAGATGTGAACTTCCGTGCAGGAAGCCTTTCAGTGATGGACGTTGCATCAGCTGTTATGGGAACCATAAAGTACATGGAAGAAAATAAAGATCCAGATATAATATTTGTTGAAGGTCAGTCAAGTTTAACAGAAAGGGGAAACCCTCATCCAAAGGGTCTTTCAGCTGCAATACTCTTTGGAGCAATGCCCGATGCAACAATTGTCTGTCACAGGCCAAACCATCCCTACAGGGAACCAACTGGAATAGAGTATGAAGTAAAGGCAATAGAAGCTGTTGAACCAACAAAGGTTGTTGGAATCTCATTGAACCTGAGAAACGTGGAAGAACCATGTGATCTGTCTGAATATGAGAAGGAATACGGACTGCCTGCTGTTGATATAGCCAATGGACTCAATGGCGGCGCATCAAGATTACTGAAAGTAATTATTGATCATATAGGGGAATTTAAGAAATGAAGGACATGCTGGATATTATAAAGAAAAATATTGGTTTAGAAGAAGACGAAGAAAGGGAAGAACAGGAAACCATAATAGTTCCAGAACATTCGTTCTATGAAATAATTCTTATGAAGGCCAAAAACCTTGATGAGTTTGACTTCGCCCTCAATCAGATTGTAGAAGAGAAAAATCCAATAATCATGGACATGAGTCTCCTTGAAAGGGAAAGTCTTGAAGATTTCAAAATTGCAGGGGAAAAACTAAAGGCATTTCGTATTAACACCGGTGGGGAAGCCATATTACTGAGTAAAAATGGTAATATAATAATAATCACTCCTCCTGAGATCAAATTAATAAGGAAATGATCAGGGTAGGTTAATGGTTCTAGAAAGTCTCATTAACCTAATACTGTGACTATGTTAATCACTGTAACCACAAATCAACAGAAACAAGATTAATATGTCATAGATCTTGTCACAACGGAACAGTCAATTAAAAATTTAGGAACATCAAAACCCAGAATTCCTATCAATTTTTTTGTAAATGCCATAACTTTTTATACATGTTTTATAGGATTAATTTAATAGGGTTCAAATATATGCTAAAAGATAGAAATTAAATTCAATATTTTTATAATTAACATGTTTTTAAATGGGTTACATTTATATAGAGGGATGAAAAATGGAGCTGCCAATAACTAAACCTTCCAGGGTCTCTTATGCAGATCAAATTGATTTTAACCAACTCGTTGGAGAATTATCTAAAAACAAGCACAATGGATTTATAAGGGTGACTTCCGGTTCTGAAGATGGTTACCTGCTTTTTAAGGAAGGAGAACAAATTGCAGCATCGTATGATACATATTCAAAGTTAGATGCCCTTGAAAGAATAAAAAGTGTAACTGAAAATGATAAAACCTTGGTAGAAGTTTTTGATATTAAAAGATCCCAGATAGATTTTCTTCTGGACTTGAACAAACATTATATAATCAATTTAAAATCTGAAACAGATAATCTTCTCTCTGAACTCAAAAATTCCAGGGCTTATGAAGAACCTGAAGAAGTGAAAGAGGTTCATGAAGTAGAAAGATCTGAATCAAATGAAACCAAAACAGAACCTGTTAAAATGATTGAAGAACCTGAAATTGAGGTTTCAAATAAAGTTGAATCAAATTTAAAAGAGGAATCTGTGACGAAAACAGAGTTAAATGAATTTAATGTTCCAGAGGAGGCTTCAAATCCATCAGTTGCTACTGGAGAACCAGAACCATCAAATCCCGTAAATATTTCGAAGGATGATCTGGTTGACATGAAAACAACAGAAGAGGGAATTGAGGAGTTAGAAACTGCAACTGAGATATCAAAAACTACCCCCCAAACTGAAGAAATGCCTGAACCCGAAGTTCCCCTTGACAGATCGGATCTTCTTAAGAAGTACGGTATCAGAGACGTCAATGAAGAAGACGTTGAAAATCTTTTAGATACCTATAAGGGAGGTTCTGTGGATGAGAGGGATGTTGAAAAGATAGAACTGACCCTTATGAATAAGATTAAAAAATCAGTACTGGGATTACCTAAAATAAGAGGTGCAGAGGTAATGGTGTTTTTGGACAACACCAATGGACTCTCTGGACATGTTAATGTGCTTATTGAATCAGAATCTCAGGGATTTTTCTCAAGGATACGGGGAGAATCTAAAGATGCCGATAACTTAAAAAGGCAAATAATCAATATATCCCAAATACAGATAAGAAAAAGCTTTAGAAAATACCCTGAAATTGTAGATGAATTTGATATAAATGTAGAGATGAATTAGGAGGTATCAGATGACACGAGTTATAACGGTTGCTTCTGGAAAGGGTGGTGTTGGAAAAACAACCATAACAGGTAATTTAGGGGTTGCACTGTCTACCTATGGTGAAGAAACTGTAGTTCTGGATGCGGATGTTGCAATGGCAAACCTTGAACTTATCCTTGGAATGGAGGGTAAATCTGTAACCCTGCATGATGTGCTTTCTGGAGATGCAGATATAGAAGATGCTATATATGAGGGTCCTGGAGGAGTGAAAGTTGTTCCTGCAGGAATATCCCTTGAGGGATTACGAAAAATTAAATTGGACAGGCTGGAGAATGCTCTGGAGACACTTGTGGAAAGTTCAGACATTCTACTTATAGATGCGCCTGCAGGACTTGAGAAGGATGCCCTTGCAGCCATAGCAGCTGCCCAGGAAATGATACTTGTCACAACACCAGAGGTTCCATCCATAAGTGATGCATTGAAAACTAAGATAATTGCAAACAAACTTGGCGTTGAAATTATAGGGGTTGTTATAAACAGGGAACAGCACGATAAAACATTCCTTACAATGGATGAAATTGAAACCATACTGGAAGTACCAGTAATTGCTGTAATACCCGATGATCCAGAGGTTAGTAGAGCAGCAGCATTTGGTGAACCAATTATTGTGAAAAACCCTAAATCACCTACGAGTAATGCCATCATGCAGCTGGGTGCAGATCTTATTGGCGAAGATTATCAGCCAATTGAGCCAGATAAAAAAGGTGTTATATCCAAACTTGTTGAAGGCCTTTTAGGCAGAAGATAATGTTAAGCAAGGATAGATTTGGTGGATATTCATTAACTGGAAAACTGATTTACAGTATCATTTGGAAAACTGGTAGAACATGTCAAGATTTATAGCATTTGCTTCAGGTAAGGGTGGTGTTGGAAGAACCGCCCTAACATTTAATCTGGGCGTTTCAATGTCCCTTTTTGGAGAAGAAGTGGTTATGCTTGACACGGATCTTGTAATGGCAAACATGGATGTTATAACAGGGCTCTTAAACCCTGAAGTCACATTACATGACGTTTTAATCCGTGAAAAATCCATACAGGACTGTGTTTATGAGATTAACCAGGGAGTTCGTGTAGTTCCAACAGGAATACATTTTGAAACCCTTAAACATATAAACCCTAATTATATCTCCTGGAACAAAATAATGAATGAGGTATCGGATTATGGTGACTTTTTCCTGATGGATTTGCCTGCTGGAATCAATTCAAACATTTTTGATGGTCTTCCAGAAGAAACAGAAGTTATACTGGTTACAAATTCAACAATGGCCTCTGTTGCAGATGCTCTTAAAATAAGAATTCTCTTCAACGAACTCAACATCGAGATAGTTGGATTCGTACTGAACATGTGGTACGATGACAAATTCCTTCTATCACCAACTGAGATAGAATCCATACTGGAGGTTCCAATGATTGGACTTGTACCCTACGACCGGGAAATGGAGAGGGCAATGGCAATGGGAAGGTCAATTGTGGAATTAAACCCATCATCACCAACAAGCAATGCAGTGATGCAGCTTGCAGCAGATATGCTGGGAAAACCTTACAAGCCCATAGAACCTGATAAAGATGGTATTCTAAGAAAGCTGAAGAAGTTCGTTGGAATTTGAACTTTTTACAACTACATCCCTATTTTTTTATTCCAATTTAAGGATCCATCCTTTAACAATATTCATCTTAATGTTAGTTTTAACAGATCTCAGTTTTGCACTGTTTTATTAACTAAGAAATCTAAGCCTTCTATTTTACCCAAACATAATAAACCCATTACCCTAAGATTTGCTTGTTGTTTTTTTAGATTTAACTCATTTAAAGTAGGTTTTTTTTAATTGTTTTAAGGTTTTTAAGCTTTTCAATGTTTTTTTAAAAAAAATTTTACTTTAGAAGGTTCATATAAAATATATAATGATAAAAGGAGTTGGGAGTGGAAGTTCTTGAATGATTTTAAAAGGGACGTTGCTGCACTTGGAACATGCAACATGGATTTCATAATGAAGGTTTCACGGTTCATTGGGGCTGAGGATGAAGCAGATATTCAATTACTCTTACAGTTGCCTGGAGGTTCAGCAGCCAACTTCGCACTTGGAACGTCTAGAATGGGCTTAAAAACAGGGATCATGGCCAGGGTTGGTAACGACCACTTTGGCAGTTTAATAACGGATAATTTCCAGAAAGAAGGCGTGGATATAGATAGGCTCTTATCACTGGATGAAAAGACAGGAATGGGATTTATAGCAGTTGATCCGAATGGGGAAAGATCAATCTACACATTTATGGGTGCAAATGCACAGTTCACCCTACTTCAAGATGATGTAGATTACATAAGATCCTCAAGAATCCTTCATATTACAGGAATCTACCTTGAAGTGTTAGATGAAGCATCCAAACATGCAAATACTCTTTCATTAAACCCTGGAACATTACTTTCCCACTATGGTTGGAATGCCCTGAAAAAAGTTATAAAAAAATCAGATGTACTTTTTTTAAATAAGAAAGAGGTTGAACTGTTAACTGGAATGCATGAATCTGAAGGTGCACAATTTTTAATTGATGAAGGAGTGCCCCTGGTTGTTTTAACACGTGGAAAGGATGGTGCAGTTGCTTACACAGATGAAGGTTCCATAAAAGTTTCTACCAATGAAGTTGAATCTATTGATACAACCGGGGCTGGAGATGCCTTTGCTGCAGGTTTCATCTCTTCTTTGATTAAAAAACAGGACATTGAAGAATGCCTGAAAAAGGGTAACAACGTGGCATCACAGTGTATCCAAAGACTTGGGGGTTGATTCCATTGTTCAATTCATCAAATCTTTTTTTAGATTCCATAGAACTCTGCTGCATTTGAATGGGAAACCTTTTTAATTTCTGAATCCTCAAAACCTGCAAGTTTCATTTTGTGAACAGTTTTGGGAACGGATAGAGGATCAGATGGGGATGAGCTCATGTCGCTGTCGAGTACAAACCTGTCAACTCCGTACTCCTTGAGCATGGAAACAGCTTCATCAGGAGTGACCTTCAAAGGTTGAACAGTGAGTCCAAGGTTCCAATCATGTTCCACAGCCATATCCACTATGGAATTGTCTACATGGTCCAGCTGTACAAGGGAGGGGTTTATCATCTCTTCCAGTATTGATGATGTAACCCTTGCAACTTCGTACTTGTTTTGTCGGGGTGTGTGGACAACGACCTTCATGTTCATGTTATCAGCAAGTTGTAACTGTTTTTTAAAAACTTCTTTTTCAATATTTGATGTGGTTTCAAGGCCTATCTCTCCAACTGCCACAACATTTTCTTTTTCAAGAAAATAGGGGAGTTCATTGAGTACTGTTTCCCAATCCTTTGAAATGCTTCTTGGATGTATTCCAACTGCAGCGTACAGTTTCAAACCATTTTCAGCGGCTCTTTTAGTATCATTTTTGAGTATGCGGTTTATATGGTCCAGCACAACGTCTGAAGTGCTCATTCTGAGGGGGTCATGGGCGCAGCTCACTGCTTTTTCAACGCCTGCCACTGCCATTTTTTCAAAATCTTCGTAGGGCCTTGTATCGGCATGTACATGTGCATCTATCATAAGATCACCCTTAAAAATGAAATTAGATGTTTAATTTTTGGATATACCTCTTCTGTATCTGAACCTAAGTTTGGCCTTGAATATAAATCATGGGGTTCAAACATCCAAACCTGCGGTCATCATGGATATGTGCATTGATGTTTTTAAATCAAGACATAGATTCAGTTAAAACTTGCACATGTGCATTACACAAAAGTTTTTTTATAAAGACCTCAAAATATCTATATAAAATAGATCATGTGAAGGTATTAATTTCAATGATTTAGGATGAAATTGAAAATTATGATTTTATAACAGTGATCATATTAAATAGTTTTCACAGTATTTTATGAATCAATAGAATAAAGAAGGTTTAATTATGACTTTAAACAATGTTTTGGATATTTATGATGATGTAAAAGATGATCTAAAGTTTTTATCGATGTCAGTTGTTCGTACAAAGATCATGATGTGTTTGAATGAAGGGCCTTGTAAA
The Methanobacterium aggregans DNA segment above includes these coding regions:
- a CDS encoding roadblock/LC7 domain-containing protein produces the protein MIERILKDLGRINGVNGSLVVGKDGLIIESEVASDIDSELVAAMASAVFGTAERSAEEMKHDPLQQVMIEGEKGKTLMIDAGEGILVVITDVDINLGLIRIEMRRSAERVIEFLT
- a CDS encoding DUF1611 domain-containing protein, with protein sequence MYFITSVEELQELNPFIIIGCGGGGEKFSNFEGVKAVGFIDDDTRKQGKEFCNLTVSGNLSEVIQKTDAKSVAIMLPIGAEGTALKYAVEAIDNGKNVVASFRSLPISQNESLIKFAESKGVALKEISPRLDVIKKIFGVAPPKCTETLPKITYKHKAPVVFVGGTSQECGKRTTTRMLGKAAEEMGLNAVVISTDEMGLEKPADVNFRAGSLSVMDVASAVMGTIKYMEENKDPDIIFVEGQSSLTERGNPHPKGLSAAILFGAMPDATIVCHRPNHPYREPTGIEYEVKAIEAVEPTKVVGISLNLRNVEEPCDLSEYEKEYGLPAVDIANGLNGGASRLLKVIIDHIGEFKK
- a CDS encoding cell division protein SepF, which gives rise to MKDMLDIIKKNIGLEEDEEREEQETIIVPEHSFYEIILMKAKNLDEFDFALNQIVEEKNPIIMDMSLLERESLEDFKIAGEKLKAFRINTGGEAILLSKNGNIIIITPPEIKLIRK
- a CDS encoding DUF2226 domain-containing protein, whose translation is MELPITKPSRVSYADQIDFNQLVGELSKNKHNGFIRVTSGSEDGYLLFKEGEQIAASYDTYSKLDALERIKSVTENDKTLVEVFDIKRSQIDFLLDLNKHYIINLKSETDNLLSELKNSRAYEEPEEVKEVHEVERSESNETKTEPVKMIEEPEIEVSNKVESNLKEESVTKTELNEFNVPEEASNPSVATGEPEPSNPVNISKDDLVDMKTTEEGIEELETATEISKTTPQTEEMPEPEVPLDRSDLLKKYGIRDVNEEDVENLLDTYKGGSVDERDVEKIELTLMNKIKKSVLGLPKIRGAEVMVFLDNTNGLSGHVNVLIESESQGFFSRIRGESKDADNLKRQIINISQIQIRKSFRKYPEIVDEFDINVEMN
- the minD gene encoding cell division ATPase MinD, which translates into the protein MTRVITVASGKGGVGKTTITGNLGVALSTYGEETVVLDADVAMANLELILGMEGKSVTLHDVLSGDADIEDAIYEGPGGVKVVPAGISLEGLRKIKLDRLENALETLVESSDILLIDAPAGLEKDALAAIAAAQEMILVTTPEVPSISDALKTKIIANKLGVEIIGVVINREQHDKTFLTMDEIETILEVPVIAVIPDDPEVSRAAAFGEPIIVKNPKSPTSNAIMQLGADLIGEDYQPIEPDKKGVISKLVEGLLGRR
- the minD gene encoding cell division ATPase MinD — protein: MSRFIAFASGKGGVGRTALTFNLGVSMSLFGEEVVMLDTDLVMANMDVITGLLNPEVTLHDVLIREKSIQDCVYEINQGVRVVPTGIHFETLKHINPNYISWNKIMNEVSDYGDFFLMDLPAGINSNIFDGLPEETEVILVTNSTMASVADALKIRILFNELNIEIVGFVLNMWYDDKFLLSPTEIESILEVPMIGLVPYDREMERAMAMGRSIVELNPSSPTSNAVMQLAADMLGKPYKPIEPDKDGILRKLKKFVGI
- a CDS encoding carbohydrate kinase family protein, with protein sequence MNDFKRDVAALGTCNMDFIMKVSRFIGAEDEADIQLLLQLPGGSAANFALGTSRMGLKTGIMARVGNDHFGSLITDNFQKEGVDIDRLLSLDEKTGMGFIAVDPNGERSIYTFMGANAQFTLLQDDVDYIRSSRILHITGIYLEVLDEASKHANTLSLNPGTLLSHYGWNALKKVIKKSDVLFLNKKEVELLTGMHESEGAQFLIDEGVPLVVLTRGKDGAVAYTDEGSIKVSTNEVESIDTTGAGDAFAAGFISSLIKKQDIEECLKKGNNVASQCIQRLGG
- a CDS encoding TatD family hydrolase, coding for MIDAHVHADTRPYEDFEKMAVAGVEKAVSCAHDPLRMSTSDVVLDHINRILKNDTKRAAENGLKLYAAVGIHPRSISKDWETVLNELPYFLEKENVVAVGEIGLETTSNIEKEVFKKQLQLADNMNMKVVVHTPRQNKYEVARVTSSILEEMINPSLVQLDHVDNSIVDMAVEHDWNLGLTVQPLKVTPDEAVSMLKEYGVDRFVLDSDMSSSPSDPLSVPKTVHKMKLAGFEDSEIKKVSHSNAAEFYGI